In Botrytis cinerea B05.10 chromosome 6, complete sequence, the following proteins share a genomic window:
- the Bcmtg2 gene encoding Bcmtg2: MPPRCSTVQGTLTPFLYPFLLSNASRLIHRNPRIYINAVRRQSTLSEELAAESPAEEFDRLNPPPSDYSRTIFADKAKIDVFAGAGGHGCISFLREKYIAAGPANGGDGGTGGNIYIQAVRGETSLHKLARRRNLKAGRGKNGQGKTKGGERGTDIIIEVPVGTIVRELDRHDPAAIEEDRIKMEAGKLDGHDLDGPYKWDRERWLLYPAITPEEIATAEFPSLPKARKSNLAAAQVKGPISLDLSMPMERPLLLAAGAVGGLGNPHFVTKQVPRPKFATKGDAGLRITLELELKLLADVGLVGLPNAGKSTLLRAMSNSRTRVGDWEFTTLEPNIGTVIIDDNKGRPLAQSHYETGEPRTNFTIADIPGLVEDAHLDRGLGISFLRHVERARVLAFVVDLGRGNAVEALKGLWRELAEYERMKIEEEKEKANPVVEWTPFTSVEDAVANRSETIVVSSGPTFENPLAPNLPSISNKPWFVVASKADLPGTQDNFQELKSYLREVAAGNEEHPSRHSNPWKGKIEAIPISAINGHGVEKITEWTVGLLDG; this comes from the coding sequence ATGCCTCCACGTTGTTCAACTGTGCAAGGCACGTTGACGCCATTTCTGTACCCATTCCTCCTCTCGAATGCATCTAGGTTGATCCACAGAAATCCTCGAATCTACATCAACGCGGTGCGAAGACAAAGTACCTTATCTGAAGAACTCGCCGCCGAGTCCCCAGCCGAAGAGTTCGACCGACTGAATCCCCCTCCCTCTGATTATTCTCGAACAATATTTGCGGACAAAGCAAAAATAGATGTCTTCGCAGGTGCTGGCGGACATGGAtgtatttcttttctgcGAGAGAAGTACATAGCGGCGGGTCCTGCGAACGGAGGTGACGGGGGCACCGGTggaaacatatatatacaagcTGTGCGGGGAGAAACAAGTCTACATAAACTTGCAAGACGGAGGAATCTAAAGGCTGGCAGGGGAAAAAATGGACAAGGAAAAACGAAAGGTGGAGAGAGGGGCActgatattattattgaagtTCCTGTAGGTACTATTGTACGAGAGCTAGATCGACATGATCCTGCAGCCATTGAGGAGGATAGAATAAAGATGGAGGCAGGCAAGTTGGATGGGCATGATTTAGACGGGCCCTATAAATGGGATCGAGAAAGATGGTTACTATACCCAGCTATTACACCTGAAGAGATCGCTACTGCCGAATTCCCTTCATTaccaaaagcaagaaagtCAAATTTAGCTGCCGCACAAGTGAAAGGTCCCATTTCCTTAGATCTTTCCATGCCTATGGAACGACCATTGCTCTTGGCCGCAGGTGCTGTAGGAGGTTTGGGAAATCCACATTTTGTCACAAAACAAGTACCAAGACCCAAATTCGCAACCAAGGGTGACGCTGGGCTACGAATTACCTTGGAGCTCGAACTTAAACTTCTCGCCGATGTTGGACTCGTTGGGCTTCCTAATGCTGGAAAGAGCACTTTACTACGAGCTATGAGCAACAGCCGAACAAGAGTCGGAGACTGGGAGTTTACCACATTGGAGCCGAATATTGGTACTGTAATTATTGATGACAATAAGGGAAGACCTTTAGCTCAATCACATTACGAAACTGGGGAACCAAGAACGAATTTCACCATTGCAGATATTCCTGGTTTGGTCGAAGATGCCCATTTGGATCGAGGTCTTGGTATAAGTTTCTTACGACATGTTGAACGAGCTCGAGTTCTTGCATTTGTGGTGGATCTTGGGAGAGGCAATGCTGTTGAAGCTTTGAAAGGTTTATGGAGAGAGCTTGCTGAATATGAACGtatgaagattgaagaggaaaaagagaaggCCAATCCAGTCGTGGAGTGGACTCCTTTCACTTCTGTCGAAGATGCAGTGGCAAATCGATCCGAAACAATCGTTGTGAGCAGTGGACCTACCTTTGAGAACCCCCTCGCACCTAATCTCCCGTCGATTTCCAACAAACCTTGGTTCGTTGTTGCTAGCAAAGCAGATTTGCCTGGTACTCAGGACAACTTTCAAGAGTTGAAGTCGTACTTGAGGGAAGTCGCAGCGGGAAACGAAGAACATCCTTCAAGACATAGTAATCcatggaaaggaaaaatagAGGCCATCCCCATCAGCGCAATCAATGGACACGGCGTTGAGAAGATTACCGAATGGACCGTTGGTCTTCTTGATGGATGA